A genomic region of Colletes latitarsis isolate SP2378_abdomen chromosome 7, iyColLati1, whole genome shotgun sequence contains the following coding sequences:
- the Sce gene encoding E3 ubiquitin-protein ligase Sce: MTLAVLEGCVQCSADGLYVVKMASAEQVGLNKSWELSLYELHRTPQDAITDNTEIAVSPRSLHSELMCPICLDMLKKTMTTKECLHRFCSDCIITALRSGNKECPTCRKKLVSKRSLRPDPNFDLLISKIYPSRDEYEAHQERVLAKLNKSHSQAALVNSITEGIKLQSQNRPQRSRKTANESENASNATPYTNSQNASAPATPNAANSANQSDSSQSATGPLNNSNGGNSQNSNNVSQPSSSPAISGTTSRNSTTPSPNPANQIPKPPKRQKSLQNSENDSSSAEAETGGGDSMVDTEGEGPSEPLMLNEIELVFKPHPTEMAGDNSLIKALKENSIRYIKTTANATVDHLSKYLAMRLTLDLDTELSESDRLLNFCIYIAPSPGQLVVLSGSQTLRQVNDKFWRVNRPLEMYYSWKKT, encoded by the exons ATGACTCTAGCTGTGCTCGAAGGTTGTGTACAGTGTTCAGCTGACGGCTTGTATGTAGTCAAGATGGCTTCCGCGGAACAGGTCGgtctgaacaaatcctgggaatTATCGTTATACGAGCTTCATCGGACTCCTCAAGATGCAATTACCGACAATACCGAAATCGCGGTTAGTCCACGGAGTTTGCACAGTGAGCTAATGTGTCCCATTTGCTTAGACATGCTCAAAAAGACCATGACTACGAAGGAGTGTCTGCATCGCTTCTGTTCCGATTGTATCATTACGGCACTTCGAAGCGGTAATAAG GAATGCCCAACGTGTAGAAAGAAATTGGTATCTAAGAGATCCCTCAGACCGGATCCTAATTTTGACTTATTGATATCTAAGATATATCCAAGTCGTGATGAGTACGAGGCACATCAAGAGAGGGTTCTGGCAAAATTGAATAAATCGCACTCGCAGGCTGCGCTAGTAAATTCTATTACAGAGGGAATTAAGTTACAAAGCCAGAATCGTCCTCAACGGTCTAGGAAAACCGCTAATGAGTCTGAAAATGCAAGCAACGCGACACCTTACACCAATTCTCAGAACGCTAGTGCACCAGCCACACCAAATGCTGCTAATTCAGCGAATCAAAGTGACTCTTCTCAGAGTGCAACCGGACCTCTAAACAATAGTAATGGGGGTAATTCCCAAAATTCCAATAATGTCTCCCAACCTTCCAGTAGCCCAGCCATTTCTG GCACAACATCCAGAAACTCTACTACGCCATCGCCAAATCCAGCAAATCAGATCCCTAAACCACCTAAACGGCAGAAAAGTTTACAGAATTCAGAGAATGACTCGTCCAGTGCAGAGGCCGAGACCGGCGGTGGTGATTCCATGGTAGATACGGAAGGCGAGGGTCCTAGCGAGCCGCTAATGCTTAACGAAATCGAACTTGTTTTCAAACCACATCCCACGGAAATGGCCGGTGACAATTCGTTGATAAAGGCGTTGAAAGAAAATAGCATTAGATATATTAAGACCACGGCAAACGCAACAG TGGACCATTTAAGTAAATACTTGGCTATGAGGTTAACGTTGGATCTGGATACAGAGTTGTCGGAATCGGATAGGCTATTAAATTTCTGTATCTATATAGCACCTTCACCGGGTCAGTTGGTGGTGCTCAGTGGATCTCAAACGTTGAGACAGGTCAACGATAAATTCTGGCGCGTCAATCGACCATTGGAAATGTATTATTCATGGAAGAAGACCTAG
- the LOC143343523 gene encoding uncharacterized protein LOC143343523, with product MFKDSKGKSTTKIVGDRRKKSMASNNLYASPSVVEKFRKSAARKQKSHFSRSTLNATENDTGSYKLPRGFGLASNVPKDAAVHFGNFYGVQKDSKPQTGKTKNSFDSAFSSLRTAPRLEFTRQMVHKLERTAGTAEYARQVSALLEETVEPPHFKLHSVPAENSIPDGRQNPSGYPLWYKEPFKTPYASDEIYKLLKEYDNASGNEKDIFGEESSGKESCEEFSDDEEIKADDRDSKENDDISNESVKTTSPVQ from the exons ATGTTCAAAGATTCGAAGGGGAAATCGACGACTAAGATCGTCGGGGATCGTCGAAAAAAATCCATGGCGTCGAATAACCTGTACGCGTCACCTTctgtcgtcgaaaaatttcgcaa GTCCGCGGCGAGGAAACAGAAGTCTCACTTTTCGAGAAGCACGCTGAACGCGACGGAGAACGATACCGGATCGTACAAACTTCCCAGAGGCTTTGGACTGGCCTCGAACGTTCCGAAAGACGCAGCCGTGCACTTTGGAAATTTCTACGGCGTCCAAAAGGACTCGAAACCGCAAACCGGTAAAACGAAAAATTCGTTCGACTCTGCATTTTCGTCGCTGAGAACCGCGCCGAGGCTGGAATTCACCAGACAGATGGTTCACAA ATTAGAACGAACAGCCGGCACCGCGGAATACGCGCGACAAGTGTCGGCTTTATTGGAGGAGACGGTGGAACCGCCGCATTTCAAGCTGCATTCGGTACCGGCCGAGAATTCAATTCCCGATGGGAGACAGAACCCATCGGGGTATCCGTTGTGGTACAAGGAGCCTTTTAAGACGCC GTACGCGTCCGACGAGATTTACAAACTTCTGAAGGAGTACGATAATGCTTCGGGAAACGAGAAAGACATTTTCGGGGAGGAATCTTCGGGGAAAGAATCTTGCGAGGAATTCAGCGACGACGAGGAAATTA AGGCAGACGATAGGGATTCGAAGGAAAACGACGATATTTCGAACGAAAGTGTAAAGACTACGTCTCCTGTACAATAA